The Palleronia sp. THAF1 genome window below encodes:
- the acnA gene encoding aconitate hydratase AcnA — MTIEVGQDSMNTRRTLEAGGSSFAYYALDAAQDAGLGDVSKLPKSLKVLLENLLRFEDGDTVTTDDIKAFADWAANGGKTNREIAYRPARVLMQDFTGVPAVVDLAAMRDGIVNLGGDAQKINPLNPVDLVIDHSVMIDEFGNPRAFQQNVDREYERNIERYTFLKWGQKAFQNFRVVPPGTGICHQVNLEYLSKTVWSDTDQNGDMVAYPDTLVGTDSHTTMVNGAAVLGWGVGGIEAEAAMLGQPVSMLIPEVVGFKLTGAMPEGTTATDLVLKVCEMLREKGVVQKFVEFYGDGLDNVPLADRATIGNMSPEFGGTCAFFPIDDETLRYLTQTGREKETIELVEAYAKAQGMWREAGAEPVFTDTLELDMATIKPAISGPKHPQQHIDLDAAATEFHAYIGEQRKGSDKPEDERREKRWEAEGGQPAPKEIPGDKGQHKRAHVTMEDIDGEEKSFELHDGSIVIASITSCTNTSNPYVMIGAGLVARKARELGLDRKPWVKTSLAPGSQVVSSYLEAAGLQEDLNAIGFNLVGYGCTTCIGNSGPIPEPLSKAINENDLIGVSVLSGNRNFEGRISPDVRANYLASPPLVVAYALVGDMNVDITTEPLGQDKDGNDVFLKDIWPSQKEIADLVEATVTRERFQEKYADVFEGDDKWKGVETTDSQTYDWPAGSTYVQNPPYFQGMGQEPGTISDITDAKMLAMLGDMVTTDHISPAGSFKETAPAGQYLTERQVQPREFNSYGSRRGNHEVMMRGTFANIRIRNEMLDGVEGGYTKGPDGEQMSIYDAAMKHQENGTPLVIVAGEQYGAGSSRDWAAKGTALLGVKAVIAESYERIHRSNLVGMGVLPFEFTGGDSRESLKLTGEETFSITGLEGEFKPQAEVPCTITYPGGETKEITLKSRIDTGIEIDYVKNGGVLHYVLRRLANTASAA; from the coding sequence ATGACCATCGAGGTCGGACAAGACAGCATGAACACCCGCCGCACGCTGGAAGCGGGCGGGTCATCGTTCGCATATTACGCGCTGGACGCAGCCCAGGATGCCGGTCTGGGCGATGTGTCCAAGCTGCCTAAATCGCTGAAAGTGCTGCTGGAAAACCTGCTACGCTTTGAAGACGGCGACACCGTCACCACCGATGACATCAAGGCTTTCGCCGACTGGGCGGCCAACGGCGGCAAGACCAACCGCGAAATCGCCTACCGCCCTGCCCGCGTCCTGATGCAGGACTTCACCGGCGTGCCCGCCGTGGTGGACCTTGCCGCCATGCGCGACGGCATCGTGAACCTTGGTGGCGATGCCCAGAAGATCAATCCGCTCAACCCCGTTGATCTTGTAATCGACCACTCGGTCATGATCGACGAGTTCGGCAACCCGCGCGCGTTCCAGCAGAACGTCGACCGCGAGTATGAGCGCAATATCGAACGCTACACCTTCCTCAAGTGGGGCCAAAAGGCGTTCCAGAACTTTCGCGTTGTCCCGCCCGGCACCGGCATCTGCCACCAGGTAAACCTTGAATACCTGTCGAAGACCGTCTGGTCCGACACCGATCAGAACGGTGATATGGTGGCCTATCCCGACACGCTGGTCGGTACCGACAGCCATACCACCATGGTCAACGGCGCGGCCGTTCTGGGCTGGGGCGTTGGCGGGATCGAGGCCGAGGCCGCGATGTTGGGTCAGCCTGTATCCATGCTGATCCCAGAGGTCGTCGGCTTCAAGCTGACCGGCGCGATGCCCGAAGGCACGACGGCGACGGACCTTGTGCTGAAGGTCTGCGAGATGCTGCGCGAAAAGGGCGTCGTTCAGAAGTTCGTCGAGTTCTACGGCGACGGGTTGGACAACGTGCCGCTCGCCGACCGCGCGACCATCGGCAACATGTCGCCCGAATTCGGCGGCACCTGTGCCTTCTTCCCGATCGACGACGAGACCTTGCGCTATCTGACGCAAACGGGCCGCGAGAAGGAAACGATCGAGCTGGTCGAAGCCTACGCCAAGGCTCAGGGCATGTGGCGCGAAGCGGGGGCAGAACCTGTCTTTACCGACACGCTGGAACTGGACATGGCGACGATCAAACCCGCCATTTCCGGCCCCAAGCACCCGCAGCAGCACATCGATCTCGATGCCGCAGCGACCGAGTTCCACGCGTATATCGGTGAGCAACGCAAAGGATCGGACAAGCCAGAGGACGAGCGTCGCGAAAAGCGGTGGGAAGCCGAAGGTGGCCAGCCCGCGCCCAAGGAAATCCCCGGCGACAAGGGCCAGCACAAGCGCGCCCATGTCACGATGGAAGACATCGACGGCGAAGAAAAGTCGTTCGAGTTGCACGACGGTTCTATCGTCATCGCCTCGATCACATCCTGCACCAACACGTCGAACCCCTACGTGATGATCGGCGCAGGCCTCGTGGCCCGCAAGGCGCGCGAGCTGGGTCTAGACCGAAAGCCGTGGGTGAAGACCTCGCTCGCTCCCGGCTCTCAGGTCGTGTCGTCGTACTTGGAAGCGGCTGGTCTTCAAGAAGACCTGAACGCCATCGGTTTCAACTTGGTGGGTTATGGCTGTACCACCTGCATCGGTAACTCTGGCCCGATCCCCGAGCCGCTTTCGAAGGCCATCAATGAGAACGACTTGATCGGCGTGTCGGTGCTTTCAGGCAACCGAAACTTCGAAGGCCGTATCAGCCCCGACGTGCGTGCCAACTACCTTGCCTCGCCCCCCCTTGTCGTCGCCTATGCGCTGGTCGGCGACATGAACGTCGACATCACGACCGAACCGCTGGGTCAGGACAAGGACGGCAATGACGTCTTCCTGAAGGACATCTGGCCCTCGCAGAAAGAGATCGCCGACCTCGTTGAGGCAACGGTCACGCGCGAGCGCTTCCAAGAGAAATACGCCGACGTCTTCGAAGGCGACGACAAATGGAAGGGCGTGGAAACCACCGACAGCCAGACCTACGACTGGCCCGCCGGTTCGACCTACGTGCAGAACCCGCCCTACTTCCAGGGTATGGGCCAAGAGCCGGGCACCATCAGCGACATCACTGATGCAAAGATGTTGGCGATGCTGGGCGACATGGTCACGACCGACCACATCAGCCCCGCAGGTTCGTTCAAGGAAACGGCGCCCGCTGGCCAATACTTGACAGAGCGTCAGGTACAGCCGCGCGAGTTCAACTCTTACGGCAGCCGTCGTGGCAATCACGAGGTGATGATGCGCGGCACCTTCGCCAACATCCGTATCCGCAACGAGATGCTGGACGGTGTAGAAGGTGGCTATACCAAGGGTCCGGACGGCGAGCAGATGTCGATCTACGATGCCGCGATGAAGCATCAGGAAAACGGCACTCCGCTGGTCATCGTCGCGGGTGAGCAGTACGGTGCTGGATCGTCGCGCGACTGGGCGGCAAAAGGCACCGCGCTTCTGGGCGTGAAGGCTGTGATCGCCGAAAGCTACGAGCGTATCCACCGCTCCAACCTTGTCGGTATGGGCGTGCTTCCGTTCGAGTTCACCGGTGGCGACAGCCGTGAAAGCCTGAAGCTGACCGGGGAAGAGACGTTCTCGATCACCGGTCTGGAGGGTGAGTTCAAACCGCAGGCCGAAGTGCCTTGCACGATCACCTATCCGGGTGGCGAGACGAAGGAGATTACCCTGAAGTCCCGCATCGATACCGGGATCGAGATCGATTACGTCAAGAACGGTGGCGTGCTGCACTACGTGCTGCGCCGTCTGGCGAACACCGCTAGCGCTGCCTGA
- a CDS encoding DsbE family thiol:disulfide interchange protein encodes MARLPILAIVPPVIFLGLAGLFYAGMQREDPDGLPSAFVGREAPQLSVLALGDLEGVTDADIDADGVKLVNFWASWCAPCRVEHPNLEALAEEEGVPIYGINYKDDPDNALNFLDELGNPYAGTAQDASGRTARDWGVYGVPETFVVDGEGRVLARVAGPVTQRTLERTILPALAEARGD; translated from the coding sequence GTGGCTAGACTTCCGATCCTTGCCATCGTTCCGCCCGTCATCTTTTTGGGTTTGGCGGGGCTGTTCTATGCTGGAATGCAACGCGAAGATCCCGACGGTTTGCCATCCGCTTTCGTCGGGCGCGAAGCACCGCAATTGAGCGTTCTCGCACTGGGTGATCTGGAAGGCGTAACAGACGCCGACATCGACGCCGATGGAGTCAAATTGGTGAACTTCTGGGCCTCTTGGTGCGCGCCTTGCCGCGTCGAGCATCCGAATCTGGAAGCCTTGGCGGAAGAGGAGGGCGTCCCGATCTATGGGATCAACTACAAGGACGATCCAGACAACGCGCTGAACTTCCTGGATGAACTGGGCAACCCTTATGCCGGGACCGCTCAGGACGCGAGCGGGCGCACGGCGCGGGATTGGGGGGTCTACGGCGTGCCGGAAACCTTTGTTGTGGATGGCGAAGGTCGTGTTTTGGCCCGCGTTGCGGGGCCGGTGACCCAGCGCACGCTGGAACGGACAATCCTGCCGGCACTGGCAGAGGCCCGCGGCGACTAG
- the ccmD gene encoding heme exporter protein CcmD — protein MPDLGKYALEVGLAYGISAVLIAGLVVISVLRARRVAQQVEKAEVRRG, from the coding sequence ATGCCTGATCTTGGAAAATACGCGTTAGAGGTTGGATTGGCCTACGGGATCAGCGCCGTTTTGATCGCGGGTCTGGTTGTGATTTCCGTCCTGCGCGCCCGACGGGTCGCCCAGCAGGTCGAGAAGGCAGAGGTGCGCCGTGGCTAG
- a CDS encoding heme ABC transporter permease: MSFWSFANPTRFLAVTALPMRAAFWIAGLCLAGGLIWGFFFTPDDYRQGATVKIIYLHVPSALLAINAWFMMLVASLIWLIRRHHVSALAARAAAPVGVTMTLVALVTGAVWGQPMWGTWWAWDPRLTSFLILFLFYLGYMALWEAIEDPDTAADLTSVLCLVGSVFAVLSRYAVNFWNQGLHQGASLSLDAEENVADVFYHPLLVCIAGFVALFIALVLLRTRTEIRARRLHAMRLRERMADA; this comes from the coding sequence ATGTCGTTCTGGTCCTTCGCAAACCCCACGCGCTTCCTGGCCGTAACCGCGCTGCCCATGCGGGCGGCATTCTGGATCGCGGGCCTTTGCCTTGCGGGCGGCCTGATCTGGGGCTTTTTCTTCACCCCCGACGACTACCGACAGGGCGCGACGGTCAAGATCATTTACCTGCACGTGCCCTCTGCGCTGCTGGCGATCAATGCGTGGTTCATGATGCTCGTCGCGTCCCTGATCTGGCTGATCCGTCGCCACCACGTCAGCGCGCTTGCGGCCCGTGCGGCGGCCCCGGTCGGCGTGACGATGACCTTGGTCGCCTTGGTGACCGGCGCGGTTTGGGGCCAGCCGATGTGGGGCACATGGTGGGCGTGGGACCCGCGGCTGACTTCGTTCCTGATCCTGTTCCTGTTTTACTTGGGCTACATGGCGCTGTGGGAAGCGATCGAAGATCCCGACACGGCTGCCGACCTGACCAGCGTCTTGTGCTTGGTAGGCAGCGTCTTCGCCGTGTTGTCACGCTACGCGGTGAACTTCTGGAACCAGGGACTGCACCAAGGCGCGTCCCTGTCGCTAGATGCCGAAGAGAACGTGGCGGACGTGTTCTACCACCCGCTTTTGGTGTGTATCGCTGGATTTGTGGCGCTGTTCATCGCTTTGGTGCTGCTGCGCACCCGAACAGAGATACGCGCCCGACGACTGCATGCCATGCGGTTGCGCGAGAGGATGGCCGATGCCTGA
- the ccmB gene encoding heme exporter protein CcmB: protein MLRLIGRDLTLAIRSGGGFGLGLAFFLIVVVLVPFGVGPETARLAPIAPGILWIAALLACLLSLDRIFALDREDGALDLLATAPLPLEALCLSKAVAHWLTTGLPLSLAGGALGVFLSLPWPGHFWLTVSLALGTPALSLIGCFGAALTVGVRRGGLLLSLLVLPLYIPTLVFGADVARRGAEGIAAGTPLALLGAVTLGCLAGLPFAAAAALRVSLR from the coding sequence ATGCTGAGGCTGATCGGCCGAGACCTAACCCTCGCTATTCGCTCTGGCGGCGGTTTCGGGCTGGGATTGGCGTTCTTCCTGATCGTCGTGGTGCTGGTACCGTTCGGCGTTGGGCCTGAGACCGCACGATTGGCACCCATCGCACCCGGTATCCTGTGGATCGCGGCTCTTCTTGCGTGCCTTCTTTCGCTAGACCGGATCTTCGCTCTGGACCGGGAAGATGGCGCTCTGGATTTGCTGGCCACAGCGCCTTTGCCGCTCGAAGCCCTGTGCCTTAGTAAAGCCGTGGCGCATTGGCTGACGACGGGCCTGCCGTTGTCATTGGCCGGCGGCGCGTTGGGGGTGTTTCTTAGCCTTCCGTGGCCGGGCCATTTTTGGCTGACGGTATCGCTGGCGTTGGGCACCCCGGCCCTGTCGCTGATCGGTTGCTTCGGCGCGGCGCTGACAGTGGGGGTGCGGCGCGGGGGGCTGTTGCTGTCTCTATTGGTCCTGCCGCTTTATATTCCGACGCTGGTTTTCGGTGCGGACGTGGCACGTCGCGGCGCGGAAGGCATCGCGGCGGGAACGCCGCTGGCACTGCTGGGGGCGGTGACGCTGGGGTGTCTGGCGGGCTTGCCCTTCGCGGCGGCGGCGGCGTTGAGGGTGAGCTTGCGATGA
- the ccmA gene encoding heme ABC exporter ATP-binding protein CcmA, with the protein MTLKARDLAVGRGGIPVLAELSFTVEPGRALILRGPNGAGKTTLLRTIAGLQGAYAGSVTPGPDAVAYAGHRDGMKGTLTVEENLSFWAGLHGQSGINDALAAFDLERLEDRLAQHLSAGQARRLGLARLVVTGRSIWCLDEPTVSLDTVNTGRFADLVRAHLGQGGIAVIATHIDLGLEGDVLDVTPYRATASAMDLFA; encoded by the coding sequence GTGACGCTAAAGGCCCGCGATCTTGCCGTCGGTCGCGGGGGCATTCCTGTCTTGGCGGAGCTTTCGTTTACTGTTGAACCGGGGCGCGCGCTGATCCTCCGCGGGCCGAATGGGGCAGGGAAGACAACCCTACTGCGCACCATCGCAGGCTTGCAGGGGGCCTATGCGGGGTCCGTCACTCCGGGCCCCGACGCCGTGGCCTATGCCGGGCATCGCGACGGAATGAAAGGCACGCTGACAGTCGAAGAGAACCTGTCATTCTGGGCCGGTTTGCACGGCCAATCCGGGATAAACGACGCCCTGGCCGCGTTCGATCTGGAGCGGCTTGAGGATCGTCTAGCACAGCACCTTTCGGCGGGTCAGGCGCGACGGCTTGGTCTGGCGCGGCTGGTCGTGACGGGCCGTTCGATCTGGTGCCTCGATGAGCCCACTGTATCGCTTGACACCGTAAACACGGGGCGGTTCGCCGATCTGGTGCGCGCGCATCTGGGTCAGGGCGGTATCGCAGTAATCGCCACGCATATCGACCTTGGGTTGGAAGGCGACGTTCTGGACGTGACGCCCTATCGCGCCACCGCCTCTGCGATGGACCTGTTCGCGTGA
- a CDS encoding Mth938-like domain-containing protein, translating into MNLHETEYHEGTPIDGYGPGFFRIGGKLHDGAVLILPGGVHGWQAWDTAPITAAAERIDIILVGTGTEISHVPEAFRRELEVAGLGVELMASAQACRTYNVLVGEGRRIGAALLPT; encoded by the coding sequence ATGAACCTGCACGAAACCGAATACCACGAAGGCACACCCATCGACGGCTACGGCCCCGGCTTCTTTCGTATCGGAGGCAAGCTACATGATGGTGCCGTACTGATCCTGCCCGGCGGCGTGCACGGCTGGCAGGCGTGGGACACTGCGCCGATCACCGCTGCGGCAGAGCGAATCGACATTATCCTTGTGGGGACAGGAACCGAGATCAGCCACGTGCCAGAGGCGTTTCGGCGCGAGCTGGAGGTTGCTGGCCTTGGGGTCGAGCTTATGGCCTCGGCGCAGGCGTGCCGGACCTACAATGTGCTGGTCGGCGAAGGGCGTCGCATCGGCGCCGCGCTTCTGCCGACGTGA
- the secF gene encoding protein translocase subunit SecF: MRLKLVPENTDWDFFKYARATFGASCVAIVLSLVAWLALGLNFGIDFQGGTTIRTQAEETVVVSEYRDALGGLDLGDVVISEVFDPTFGPDENVAMVRIAAQDGAEAVTPETIERVQAALQDVAPTLEFTSVESVGPKVSGELIQAAFLAVAASLAAILFYIWLRFEWQFSVGAVAALFHDVVLTIGIFSILQIQFDLATIAAILTIIGYSINDTVVIFDRLRENLIKYKSRDLRDVMNLSVNETLSRTVMTSGTTLVALIALLVLGGDVIRGFVFAIAWGVIVGTYSSVFVAKNIVLFLGVKRDWSKPDKTEGNQFAQMD; encoded by the coding sequence ATGCGATTGAAACTTGTCCCCGAGAATACCGATTGGGATTTCTTCAAATACGCGCGGGCGACCTTCGGGGCGTCCTGCGTGGCCATTGTATTGTCGCTGGTCGCGTGGCTGGCGCTAGGGCTAAACTTCGGTATCGATTTCCAGGGCGGCACCACGATCCGCACGCAGGCGGAAGAGACCGTCGTCGTGTCCGAGTATCGCGACGCGTTGGGGGGCTTGGACCTTGGCGATGTGGTGATTTCAGAGGTCTTCGATCCGACCTTCGGGCCGGATGAGAACGTCGCCATGGTGCGCATAGCCGCACAGGACGGTGCAGAGGCGGTCACGCCCGAAACCATTGAGCGTGTGCAGGCGGCTTTGCAGGACGTCGCACCGACGTTGGAGTTCACATCCGTCGAATCGGTTGGCCCTAAAGTGTCTGGCGAGTTGATTCAGGCCGCGTTTCTGGCCGTTGCCGCATCTCTGGCGGCGATCCTGTTCTACATCTGGCTGCGCTTCGAATGGCAATTCTCTGTCGGCGCGGTCGCCGCTCTGTTCCACGACGTGGTGCTGACCATTGGCATCTTCTCGATTCTGCAGATCCAGTTCGATCTGGCGACCATTGCAGCGATCCTCACGATCATCGGCTATTCGATCAACGACACCGTGGTGATCTTCGACCGTCTGCGCGAGAACCTGATCAAGTACAAATCGCGGGACCTACGCGATGTGATGAACCTGTCGGTGAACGAGACGTTGAGCCGGACAGTAATGACCTCGGGCACGACGTTGGTGGCACTGATCGCACTGTTGGTGTTGGGCGGTGACGTGATCCGAGGTTTCGTCTTCGCGATTGCTTGGGGCGTGATTGTCGGCACGTATTCGTCGGTCTTCGTGGCCAAGAACATCGTTCTTTTCCTTGGCGTGAAGCGCGACTGGTCGAAGCCGGACAAGACAGAGGGCAACCAATTCGCCCAGATGGACTAG
- the secD gene encoding protein translocase subunit SecD codes for MLQFPLWKRLVIWGLVLVGLVLALPNLFYGRVEQANDARAEIVQMGATPERTAAAGGWPEWMPSGLVNLGLDLRGGAHLLAEVQVDQVYAQRIDGMWPEVRDTLRDARDTVGTIRRLDDGGAVLEVRISRPEGLPEALELVRGLAQPVASLTGGGTSDLEVTGDTAVIRVQLSEAERAATDSRTLQQTVEIVRRRVDEVGTREPTIQRQGDDRVLIQVPGIGSAAELKALIGTTAQLTFNPVVNRTDDANTNAGVGNVVYPSIDQSGTNYVLERSPVVSGEDLVDAQPSFDQNGAPAVSFRFNPSGARRFGDYTLENIGSPFAIVLDEEVISAPVIQSHIPGGSGIITGNFTVEEATELAVLLRAGALPAELTFLEERTIGPELGQDSIDAGRIACLVAFVLVMAMIWASYGLFGLFANIALIINVGLIFGLLSLIGATLTLPGIAGIVLTIGMAVDANVLVFERIREEAKTAKGPSRAIQLGYERALSAIVDANITTFIIATILFTLGSGPVRGFAVTLGIGIITSVFTAIFVTRAIVVAWFDRRRPKTLEV; via the coding sequence ATGCTGCAATTTCCGCTTTGGAAGCGCCTCGTCATCTGGGGCCTGGTCCTTGTCGGCCTCGTTCTGGCGCTGCCGAACCTGTTTTACGGACGGGTCGAGCAGGCCAACGATGCGCGCGCCGAGATCGTGCAGATGGGTGCGACGCCAGAGCGGACCGCAGCAGCCGGTGGCTGGCCCGAATGGATGCCGTCGGGTCTTGTGAACCTTGGCCTCGACCTGCGGGGCGGGGCGCATCTACTGGCCGAAGTGCAGGTCGATCAGGTCTACGCCCAGCGGATCGACGGGATGTGGCCCGAGGTGCGCGACACTCTGCGCGACGCCCGCGATACGGTCGGCACGATCCGCCGTCTGGACGATGGCGGTGCCGTGCTCGAAGTGCGCATCAGCCGCCCCGAGGGGTTGCCGGAAGCACTGGAACTGGTGCGCGGTCTCGCGCAGCCAGTCGCGTCCCTGACCGGTGGCGGGACCAGCGATCTTGAAGTGACCGGCGATACCGCCGTGATCCGCGTGCAGTTGTCAGAGGCCGAACGCGCCGCGACCGACAGCCGGACGCTGCAGCAGACGGTGGAAATCGTGCGTCGCCGCGTGGATGAGGTCGGCACACGGGAGCCGACGATCCAGCGACAGGGCGACGACCGCGTTCTAATTCAGGTGCCGGGCATCGGCTCGGCGGCGGAGCTGAAGGCGCTGATCGGCACGACTGCGCAGCTGACCTTCAATCCGGTCGTGAACCGGACCGACGACGCGAACACGAATGCCGGGGTGGGCAACGTGGTTTACCCCTCCATCGATCAGTCGGGCACCAATTATGTACTGGAGCGCTCGCCGGTCGTATCGGGTGAGGATCTGGTGGATGCGCAGCCGTCCTTCGATCAAAACGGCGCCCCGGCGGTGAGTTTCCGATTCAATCCATCCGGCGCGCGGCGTTTCGGCGACTACACGCTGGAGAACATCGGCTCGCCCTTCGCCATCGTCCTGGATGAAGAAGTGATCTCTGCACCGGTGATCCAAAGCCATATTCCGGGCGGTTCGGGCATTATCACCGGCAATTTCACCGTCGAAGAGGCAACCGAGCTTGCCGTTCTGCTGCGCGCGGGCGCGCTGCCCGCCGAGCTGACATTCCTTGAAGAGCGCACCATCGGGCCGGAACTGGGGCAGGACAGTATCGACGCGGGCCGTATCGCCTGCCTCGTGGCATTCGTTCTGGTGATGGCGATGATCTGGGCCAGCTACGGACTGTTCGGTCTGTTCGCCAACATCGCGCTGATCATCAACGTGGGTCTGATCTTCGGACTCCTGTCGCTGATCGGAGCTACGCTGACATTGCCGGGTATCGCCGGGATCGTACTGACCATTGGTATGGCGGTGGACGCCAACGTGCTGGTGTTCGAGCGTATCCGCGAGGAAGCGAAGACGGCCAAGGGGCCGTCACGCGCCATCCAGCTTGGATATGAGCGTGCGCTGTCTGCCATCGTGGATGCCAACATCACCACTTTCATCATTGCGACGATCCTGTTCACGCTGGGCTCTGGCCCCGTGCGCGGGTTCGCGGTGACGTTGGGGATCGGCATCATAACCTCTGTCTTCACGGCGATCTTTGTGACGCGCGCCATTGTCGTTGCGTGGTTCGACCGCCGCCGTCCCAAGACCTTGGAGGTCTGA
- the yajC gene encoding preprotein translocase subunit YajC, with amino-acid sequence MLVSPAYAQAAGGGIGGALGSFVPLILIFAIMYFLLIRPQQKKVKEHQKMVEALRRGDQIVTAGGLVGKVVKVHEGEAEVELADNVKVRVIKSTIAQVRSKTEPAEA; translated from the coding sequence ATGCTTGTTTCGCCCGCATACGCGCAGGCCGCCGGTGGCGGTATCGGGGGGGCGCTTGGCTCTTTCGTTCCGCTGATTCTGATCTTCGCGATCATGTATTTCCTGCTGATCCGTCCGCAGCAGAAGAAGGTCAAAGAGCATCAGAAGATGGTCGAGGCGCTGCGCCGGGGCGATCAGATCGTCACCGCCGGTGGCCTGGTCGGCAAGGTCGTGAAGGTTCACGAAGGTGAGGCCGAGGTTGAACTGGCAGACAATGTGAAGGTTCGCGTGATCAAGTCGACCATCGCCCAAGTGCGTTCCAAGACCGAGCCGGCCGAGGCCTGA
- a CDS encoding CHAP domain-containing protein, which translates to MIIGNGSFGLRLPALCATLLIVAACGARAPEVTRAAPNFGLSQTLLTQAVQTATQMRQAGQRVWCVPFARNASGIQIRGDAHTWWASATETPGVMRTQTPVNGAVMVFSKSSRLNRGHVAVVSGVDGPRAIRIHHANWKKNHVSLDMKVIDISDNNDWSRVRVESVPGAFGSPYSVSGFIAKTGVAS; encoded by the coding sequence ATGATAATCGGCAACGGGTCCTTCGGCCTTCGGCTTCCTGCGCTTTGTGCGACCCTTCTGATCGTTGCCGCCTGTGGCGCCAGAGCCCCAGAGGTCACGCGCGCCGCACCGAACTTCGGCCTCAGCCAGACGCTTCTGACCCAAGCCGTCCAAACCGCAACACAAATGCGCCAGGCTGGGCAACGCGTGTGGTGCGTGCCGTTCGCACGCAACGCCTCGGGCATCCAGATCCGTGGCGATGCGCACACCTGGTGGGCGTCGGCGACTGAGACGCCGGGCGTAATGCGCACGCAGACCCCGGTAAATGGCGCGGTCATGGTATTTTCGAAGTCCAGCCGCCTGAACCGGGGGCATGTGGCCGTCGTATCTGGCGTCGATGGCCCCCGCGCCATTCGCATCCACCACGCGAACTGGAAGAAGAACCACGTGTCGCTCGACATGAAGGTCATCGACATTTCGGACAACAACGACTGGTCCCGCGTACGCGTCGAAAGCGTGCCGGGCGCGTTCGGCAGCCCCTATAGCGTATCGGGGTTCATCGCGAAAACAGGCGTCGCATCCTGA